From Pseudomonas hefeiensis, one genomic window encodes:
- the aspS gene encoding aspartate--tRNA ligase translates to MMRSHYCGQLNESLEGQEVTLCGWVHRRRDHGGVIFLDIRDREGLAQVVFDPDRAETFAAADRVRSEYVVKITGKVRLRPAGAGNANMTSGMIEVLGYELEVLNEAETPPFPLNEYSDVGEETRLRYRFIDLRRPEMAEKLRLRSRMTTSIRRYLDENGFLDVETPILTRATPEGARDYLVPSRTHPGSFFALPQSPQLFKQLLMVAGFDRYYQIAKCFRDEDLRADRQPEFTQIDIETSFLDEKDIMGLTEGMIRNLFKEVLGLEFGEFPHMTFEEAMRRYGSDKPDLRNPLELVDVADQLKDVDFKVFSGPANDPKCRIAALRVPGGASMPRKQIDDYTKFVGIYGAKGLAYIKVNERAAGVDGLQSPIVKNIPEANLNVILDRVGAVDGDIVFFGADKAKIVSEALGALRIKLGHDLKLLTCEWAPMWVVDFPMFEENDDGSFSALHHPFTAPKCSPEALEANPATALSRAYDMVLNGTELGGGSIRIHRKEMQQAVFRLLGISEAEQEEKFGFLLDALKYGAPPHGGLAFGLDRLVMLMTGAQSIREVIAFPKTQSAADVMTQAPGVVDAKALRELHIRLREQPKAE, encoded by the coding sequence ATGATGCGCAGCCATTATTGCGGCCAACTGAACGAAAGCCTGGAAGGTCAGGAAGTTACTCTTTGCGGATGGGTCCATCGTCGCCGTGACCATGGCGGGGTGATTTTCCTCGATATCCGTGATCGTGAAGGCCTGGCCCAGGTAGTGTTCGATCCGGACCGCGCTGAAACCTTCGCCGCCGCCGACCGCGTGCGCAGCGAATACGTGGTCAAGATCACCGGCAAGGTGCGCTTGCGCCCGGCCGGCGCCGGCAACGCCAACATGACCTCAGGCATGATCGAAGTGCTGGGCTATGAGCTGGAAGTGCTCAACGAAGCGGAAACCCCGCCGTTCCCGCTCAACGAATACTCCGACGTGGGCGAAGAAACCCGCCTGCGCTACCGCTTCATCGACCTGCGTCGCCCGGAAATGGCCGAGAAGCTGCGTCTGCGTTCGCGCATGACCACCAGCATCCGTCGTTACCTGGACGAGAACGGCTTCCTCGACGTCGAAACGCCGATCCTGACCCGCGCGACGCCTGAAGGTGCTCGCGACTACCTGGTGCCGAGCCGTACCCACCCCGGCAGCTTCTTCGCCTTGCCGCAATCGCCGCAGCTGTTCAAGCAACTGCTGATGGTGGCCGGCTTCGACCGCTACTACCAGATCGCCAAGTGTTTCCGCGACGAAGACCTGCGTGCCGACCGTCAGCCTGAATTCACTCAGATCGACATCGAGACCAGCTTCCTCGACGAAAAAGACATCATGGGCCTGACCGAAGGCATGATCCGCAACCTGTTCAAGGAAGTGCTGGGTCTGGAGTTCGGTGAGTTCCCGCACATGACCTTCGAAGAGGCCATGCGTCGCTACGGTTCCGACAAGCCGGACCTGCGTAACCCGCTGGAACTGGTGGACGTGGCCGACCAACTCAAGGACGTCGACTTCAAGGTCTTCAGCGGCCCGGCCAACGACCCGAAATGCCGGATCGCGGCCCTGCGTGTGCCAGGCGGGGCAAGCATGCCGCGCAAGCAGATTGATGACTACACCAAGTTCGTCGGCATCTACGGTGCCAAGGGTCTGGCGTACATCAAGGTCAACGAGCGCGCCGCAGGTGTTGACGGCCTGCAATCGCCGATCGTGAAAAACATCCCTGAAGCCAACCTGAACGTGATCCTCGATCGCGTGGGCGCGGTCGATGGCGACATCGTGTTCTTCGGCGCCGACAAGGCCAAGATCGTCAGCGAGGCCCTGGGCGCACTGCGCATCAAGCTGGGTCACGACCTGAAGCTGTTGACCTGTGAGTGGGCACCGATGTGGGTCGTCGACTTCCCGATGTTTGAAGAGAACGACGACGGCAGCTTCTCCGCGCTGCACCATCCGTTCACCGCACCGAAGTGCTCGCCTGAGGCGTTGGAGGCCAACCCGGCCACCGCTCTGTCACGCGCTTACGACATGGTCTTGAACGGCACCGAGCTGGGTGGCGGTTCGATCCGTATCCATCGCAAGGAAATGCAACAGGCGGTCTTCCGTCTGCTGGGCATCAGCGAAGCGGAACAGGAAGAGAAATTCGGCTTCCTGCTCGATGCGCTGAAGTACGGTGCACCGCCCCACGGTGGCCTGGCCTTTGGTCTGGACCGCCTGGTGATGCTGATGACCGGCGCCCAGTCGATTCGTGAAGTGATCGCGTTCCCGAAAACCCAGAGCGCGGCCGATGTCATGACCCAGGCTCCGGGCGTAGTGGATGCCAAGGCTCTGCGCGAGTTGCATATCCGTCTGCGTGAACAGCCAAAGGCTGAGTAA
- a CDS encoding FmdB family zinc ribbon protein translates to MPMYDYQCASCGHQMEAIQKISAAPLVDCPACQAPELKKMLSMPGFRLGGTGWYETDFKTGAKKNLAGGDKAD, encoded by the coding sequence ATGCCGATGTACGACTATCAATGTGCTTCCTGTGGTCATCAGATGGAAGCCATTCAAAAGATCAGCGCGGCACCGCTGGTCGATTGCCCTGCCTGCCAGGCGCCAGAACTGAAAAAGATGCTGTCCATGCCAGGTTTCCGCCTCGGCGGCACCGGCTGGTATGAAACCGACTTCAAGACCGGCGCCAAGAAGAACCTGGCCGGTGGCGACAAAGCTGACTGA
- the ybgC gene encoding tol-pal system-associated acyl-CoA thioesterase — MRAQNGLESFAHRCRVYYEDTDAGGIVYYVNYLKFMERARTERLRELGFAQSALAGEDLLFVVHSSEARYHAPARLDDELLVSADVIELNRVSLRFKQQVRRATDNALLCEGQFLVACVRTHSLKPRAIPEALRTAFAGVSGAGTYSEQEIKRGS; from the coding sequence ATGCGCGCGCAAAACGGGCTGGAGTCGTTCGCACATCGCTGTCGCGTTTATTACGAGGACACTGATGCCGGCGGCATCGTTTACTACGTCAATTACCTCAAGTTTATGGAACGGGCTCGAACCGAACGGCTGCGGGAACTGGGTTTTGCCCAATCCGCGCTGGCAGGGGAGGACCTGTTATTCGTCGTGCATTCCAGCGAAGCGCGCTACCACGCGCCGGCGCGACTGGACGACGAGCTTCTGGTAAGTGCCGATGTCATCGAATTGAACCGTGTCAGCCTGCGCTTCAAGCAGCAGGTCAGGCGGGCTACGGATAATGCGCTGCTCTGTGAAGGGCAGTTTCTGGTGGCCTGTGTGCGCACCCATAGTTTGAAACCCCGGGCCATTCCCGAAGCTCTACGCACGGCCTTTGCCGGCGTGAGCGGCGCCGGTACATACTCAGAGCAGGAGATAAAGCGTGGAAGCTAA
- a CDS encoding Dps family protein, which translates to MAIDIGISEEDRKSIVDGLSRLLSDTYVLYLKTHNFHWNVTGPMFRTLHLMFEEQYNELALAVDLIAERIRALGFPAPGAYSVYARLSSIKEEEGVPGAEDMIRQLVEGQEAVTRTARSILPLSDKVSDEPTTDLLTQRMQVHEKTAWMLRSLLEDR; encoded by the coding sequence ATGGCAATTGATATCGGGATCAGTGAAGAAGATCGCAAGTCCATCGTCGACGGGCTTTCACGCCTGCTGTCGGACACCTATGTCTTGTACCTCAAGACCCATAATTTTCACTGGAACGTCACAGGACCGATGTTTCGCACCCTGCACCTGATGTTCGAGGAGCAATACAACGAACTGGCGCTGGCGGTGGACCTGATTGCCGAACGCATTCGTGCCCTCGGCTTTCCCGCGCCGGGTGCCTATTCCGTGTATGCGCGTTTGTCTTCTATCAAGGAAGAGGAGGGTGTGCCTGGCGCCGAAGACATGATCCGCCAGTTGGTCGAGGGTCAGGAAGCCGTGACGCGTACGGCCCGCAGCATCCTTCCTTTGTCGGACAAGGTCAGTGACGAACCGACCACTGATCTACTGACCCAGCGCATGCAGGTCCATGAAAAAACCGCCTGGATGTTGCGCTCGCTGCTGGAAGACCGGTAA
- the tolA gene encoding cell envelope integrity protein TolA yields MQQQREPSASESYFWPSVWAIGLHVLVFGMLFVSFAMTPELPPAKPIVQATLYQLKSKSQATTQTNQKLAGEAKKSAARQTEVEQMEQKKVEQEAIRAAEQKKEQAAQKAEEARKADEAKKADEAKKTAEAKKAEEKQLADIAKKKSEEEAKKAAEEEAKKAAAEEAKKKIVEDAKKKAAEDAKKKAEADEAKKKIAEDAKKKAAADAAKKKAQDAARKSAEEKKAQALADLLSDTPERQQALADEQGDEVAGSFDDLIRARAAEGWARPPSARKGMTVVLQIGMLPDGTVTSVSVSKSSGDGPFDASAVAAVKNIGRLTEMQGMKPSDFAPYRSFKMTFTPEDLAL; encoded by the coding sequence ATGCAGCAACAGCGAGAGCCGTCCGCCTCGGAAAGCTACTTCTGGCCTAGTGTCTGGGCAATTGGCCTGCATGTGCTGGTGTTTGGCATGCTGTTCGTCAGTTTTGCCATGACCCCGGAGCTGCCGCCGGCCAAGCCGATCGTGCAGGCGACCCTGTATCAGCTCAAGTCCAAGAGCCAGGCCACCACGCAGACCAACCAGAAGCTTGCCGGTGAGGCGAAGAAATCCGCCGCGCGCCAGACCGAAGTCGAGCAGATGGAGCAAAAGAAGGTCGAGCAGGAAGCGATAAGAGCTGCGGAACAAAAGAAAGAGCAGGCGGCTCAAAAGGCCGAAGAAGCCAGGAAGGCTGACGAAGCCAAGAAAGCCGACGAAGCGAAGAAGACCGCTGAGGCCAAAAAGGCAGAAGAGAAACAATTGGCTGATATAGCCAAGAAGAAATCCGAAGAAGAAGCCAAGAAAGCCGCTGAAGAAGAGGCCAAGAAAGCGGCCGCTGAAGAAGCGAAGAAAAAGATTGTCGAGGACGCCAAGAAAAAAGCGGCCGAAGACGCCAAGAAGAAAGCTGAAGCTGACGAGGCTAAAAAGAAAATCGCCGAAGACGCGAAGAAGAAAGCCGCCGCCGACGCCGCCAAGAAAAAGGCTCAGGACGCAGCGCGTAAATCCGCCGAAGAGAAGAAGGCCCAGGCCTTGGCAGATTTGCTTTCCGACACGCCAGAGCGTCAGCAGGCATTGGCTGATGAGCAAGGCGATGAAGTCGCCGGCAGTTTCGATGATTTGATTCGCGCCCGAGCGGCGGAAGGCTGGGCTCGTCCACCTTCGGCACGCAAAGGCATGACAGTAGTATTACAAATCGGCATGTTGCCCGACGGTACGGTTACCTCGGTCAGCGTGTCCAAGTCCAGCGGTGACGGCCCGTTCGACGCTTCGGCGGTCGCGGCGGTCAAGAACATTGGGCGATTGACGGAAATGCAAGGAATGAAACCGAGCGATTTTGCTCCCTATCGTTCATTCAAGATGACATTCACACCTGAGGATCTAGCCTTGTGA
- the tolR gene encoding protein TolR, translated as MARARKKRKPVAEMNVVPYIDVMLVLLVIFMVTAPMLNQGVKVDLPKVSSEALPQDNNTQVLTISIKADKTYYWNLGSEVDTEKQQDRAMTLPQMTDAVTKIINAGNSNGKRTQVFIRGDKTVDYGAVMGAMGGLQKAGVGNVGLITEAP; from the coding sequence ATCGCTCGAGCCCGAAAAAAGCGCAAGCCGGTTGCCGAGATGAACGTGGTGCCTTACATCGACGTGATGCTGGTGCTGCTGGTCATCTTCATGGTGACCGCGCCGATGCTCAATCAGGGCGTGAAGGTTGATCTGCCCAAGGTTTCCAGTGAAGCCTTGCCGCAGGACAACAACACCCAGGTCCTGACCATTTCGATCAAGGCTGACAAGACCTACTACTGGAACCTTGGCAGCGAAGTCGACACCGAGAAGCAGCAGGACCGGGCAATGACCTTGCCACAGATGACCGATGCAGTGACCAAGATCATCAATGCCGGCAACAGCAACGGCAAGCGCACCCAGGTCTTCATTCGCGGCGACAAGACCGTCGACTACGGTGCCGTGATGGGCGCCATGGGCGGCCTGCAAAAAGCCGGGGTCGGTAATGTTGGCTTAATCACCGAGGCACCCTGA
- a CDS encoding ribbon-helix-helix domain-containing protein: MIQGKEPGEGVHGHFHPITIDPFVRGFDMQLARPLARSIRLNGFATCLRLEQVYWDILGDMAQLNSCSVSTLLSHVDREVHLRHGGVRNFSGFVRVVCVVHSLKEAGAEAVGRHWRDECVAPVSG, encoded by the coding sequence ATGATTCAAGGAAAAGAACCCGGGGAGGGTGTGCATGGGCACTTTCACCCTATTACCATCGACCCGTTCGTCCGAGGGTTCGATATGCAATTGGCCCGCCCTCTGGCCCGATCGATCCGCCTGAACGGGTTCGCCACCTGTCTTCGGCTTGAGCAGGTCTATTGGGATATTCTCGGTGACATGGCCCAGCTCAACAGCTGTTCCGTCAGTACTCTGCTGTCCCATGTTGACCGGGAAGTGCATCTGCGCCATGGCGGGGTGCGCAACTTCAGCGGTTTCGTGCGCGTGGTTTGTGTGGTGCACAGTTTGAAGGAGGCAGGGGCAGAGGCCGTGGGGCGTCATTGGCGTGATGAATGCGTGGCGCCTGTCAGTGGCTGA
- the ruvB gene encoding Holliday junction branch migration DNA helicase RuvB has translation MIEADRLIAATGAPRDREEVQDRAIRPVSLADYIGQPAVREQMELFIQAARGRSESLDHTLIFGPPGLGKTTLANIIAQEMGVSIKSTSGPVLERPGDLAALLTNLEPHDVLFIDEIHRLSPIVEEVLYPAMEDFQLDIMIGEGPAARSIKLDLPPFTLVGATTRAGMLTNPLRDRFGIVQRLEFYNNADLATIVGRSAGILGLPLDPDGAYEIARRARGTPRIANRLLRRVRDFAEVRAKGHITKPIADLALNLLDIDERGFDHQDRRLLLTMIEKFDGGPVGVDSLAAAISEERHTIEDVLEPYLIQQGYIMRTPRGRVVTRHAYLHFGLNIPTRMGEMPVVDEFLDAVDD, from the coding sequence GTGATTGAAGCCGATCGTCTGATCGCCGCCACGGGCGCACCCCGTGACCGTGAAGAAGTACAAGACCGTGCGATTCGTCCCGTCAGCCTGGCCGATTACATCGGTCAGCCGGCGGTTCGCGAGCAAATGGAACTGTTTATCCAGGCGGCCCGTGGGCGCAGCGAGTCCCTGGACCACACCTTGATCTTCGGCCCGCCCGGTTTGGGCAAGACCACCCTGGCCAACATCATTGCCCAGGAAATGGGCGTGTCGATCAAGAGTACCTCCGGACCGGTCCTCGAGCGTCCGGGTGACCTGGCTGCGCTGCTGACCAATCTTGAGCCCCATGATGTGCTGTTCATCGACGAAATCCATCGGCTGTCGCCGATCGTCGAGGAAGTGCTGTACCCGGCCATGGAGGATTTCCAGCTCGACATCATGATTGGTGAGGGGCCGGCGGCCCGTTCCATCAAGCTCGATCTGCCGCCGTTCACCCTGGTGGGCGCCACGACTCGCGCCGGCATGTTGACCAACCCGCTGCGGGACCGTTTCGGGATCGTCCAGCGCCTGGAGTTCTACAACAACGCCGATCTGGCGACGATTGTCGGTCGCTCGGCCGGCATTCTCGGGTTGCCGCTGGACCCGGATGGCGCTTATGAGATCGCCCGGCGGGCGCGGGGTACGCCGCGGATCGCCAACCGGCTGTTGCGTCGGGTCCGGGATTTTGCCGAAGTTCGCGCCAAGGGCCACATCACCAAGCCGATTGCCGACCTGGCGCTGAACCTGCTGGACATCGATGAACGTGGTTTCGACCATCAGGACCGGCGCCTGCTGCTGACCATGATCGAGAAATTCGACGGCGGTCCGGTGGGGGTGGACAGCCTGGCGGCGGCCATCAGCGAAGAGCGCCATACCATCGAAGATGTGCTGGAACCGTACCTGATCCAGCAGGGTTACATCATGCGCACCCCTCGCGGGCGGGTGGTGACTCGTCACGCCTATCTGCATTTCGGCTTAAACATCCCGACACGAATGGGTGAGATGCCGGTGGTAGACGAATTCCTCGATGCCGTGGACGATTGA
- the tolQ gene encoding protein TolQ, with product MEANVVDHSSMWSLVSNASVVVQLVMLILVAASVTSWIMIFQRSNMLRAGRRALESFEERFWSGIDLSKLYRQAGSNPDPDSGVEQIFRAGFKEFSRLRQQPGVDPEAVMEGVARAMRVAISREEEKLEQGLPFLATVGSVSPYIGLFGTVWGIMNSFRGLATAQQATLATVAPGIAEALIATAIGLFAAIPAVIAYNRFAARSETLTSRYYTFADEFQAILHRKVHTSEE from the coding sequence GTGGAAGCTAACGTCGTCGACCATTCCTCCATGTGGAGCCTGGTCAGCAATGCCAGCGTCGTGGTGCAGTTGGTAATGCTGATCCTGGTAGCCGCATCGGTGACCTCATGGATCATGATTTTTCAGCGCAGCAACATGCTGCGCGCCGGTCGCCGTGCCCTGGAGAGCTTCGAAGAGCGCTTCTGGTCCGGTATCGACCTGTCCAAACTCTACCGCCAGGCCGGCAGCAACCCGGACCCGGATTCGGGTGTCGAGCAGATATTCCGCGCTGGCTTCAAGGAGTTCTCCCGTCTGCGCCAGCAACCAGGCGTGGACCCTGAAGCGGTGATGGAAGGTGTGGCTCGTGCCATGCGCGTCGCCATTTCCCGCGAGGAAGAAAAGCTCGAACAGGGCCTGCCATTCCTGGCTACCGTCGGTTCGGTCAGCCCGTACATCGGCCTGTTCGGTACCGTGTGGGGGATCATGAACTCCTTCCGTGGCCTGGCCACTGCCCAGCAAGCGACCCTGGCCACCGTGGCCCCGGGTATCGCCGAGGCATTGATCGCCACCGCCATCGGTCTGTTCGCGGCCATTCCGGCCGTTATCGCCTACAACCGCTTTGCTGCCCGCAGCGAAACGCTGACCAGCCGTTACTACACCTTCGCCGATGAGTTCCAGGCGATCCTGCACCGCAAAGTGCACACCAGCGAAGAATAA
- the ruvC gene encoding crossover junction endodeoxyribonuclease RuvC, whose translation MTLILGIDPGSRITGYGVVRDTGRGCVYVASGCIRTGAGELHERLQIVYRGVREVIQTYGPVTMGIEKVFMARNADSALKLGQARGAAIVAGAEENLEIAEYTATQVKQAVVGTGAANKEQVQMMVMHLLKLVSKPQIDASDALAIAICHAHTRSSLLPHGLGAARSRGGRLRL comes from the coding sequence ATGACTTTAATCCTTGGTATCGACCCCGGTTCGCGCATCACCGGCTACGGCGTGGTTCGTGATACCGGGCGCGGCTGCGTGTACGTCGCTTCAGGCTGTATCCGCACCGGTGCCGGTGAGTTGCATGAGCGCTTGCAGATCGTTTATCGCGGCGTGCGCGAAGTCATCCAGACCTACGGCCCGGTTACCATGGGCATCGAAAAGGTCTTCATGGCGCGCAACGCCGATTCTGCCCTGAAGCTGGGGCAGGCTCGTGGGGCGGCCATTGTCGCCGGAGCCGAGGAAAACCTGGAAATCGCCGAATACACCGCGACCCAGGTCAAGCAGGCGGTCGTTGGGACGGGGGCGGCGAACAAGGAGCAGGTGCAAATGATGGTGATGCACCTGCTGAAACTGGTCAGCAAGCCGCAGATCGACGCTTCCGACGCCCTGGCCATCGCCATTTGCCATGCCCATACCCGTTCCAGCCTGTTGCCTCATGGCCTGGGAGCCGCACGCAGTCGTGGCGGGCGCCTGCGTCTCTGA
- the ruvA gene encoding Holliday junction branch migration protein RuvA: protein MIGRLRGTLAEKQPPHLILDVNGLGYELEVPMTTLYRLPSVGEPLTLHTHLVVREDAQLLYGFVGKRERDFFRELIRLNGVGPKLALALMSSLEVDELVRCVQSQDTSALTKVPGVGKKTAERLLVELKDRFKAWEAVPAMFALVPNQPDAPAPAVSAENDAVTALISLGYKPQEASKAISAIKEKGLSTEDMIRRALKGMI, encoded by the coding sequence GTGATTGGACGCTTGCGCGGCACCCTGGCTGAAAAACAGCCGCCGCACCTGATTCTGGATGTAAATGGCCTGGGTTATGAGCTTGAAGTGCCCATGACCACGTTGTATCGCCTGCCGTCGGTCGGTGAACCGCTGACGCTGCACACCCATTTGGTCGTGCGCGAGGATGCGCAGTTACTCTATGGCTTCGTCGGCAAGCGCGAACGGGACTTCTTCCGCGAGCTGATCCGTCTCAACGGTGTCGGTCCGAAACTGGCCCTGGCCTTGATGTCGAGCCTGGAAGTCGACGAACTGGTGCGCTGCGTGCAGTCCCAGGACACTTCGGCCCTGACCAAGGTGCCAGGTGTGGGCAAGAAAACCGCCGAGCGCCTGTTGGTTGAGCTCAAGGACCGTTTCAAGGCCTGGGAAGCGGTGCCGGCCATGTTCGCGCTGGTGCCTAACCAGCCGGACGCACCAGCACCTGCGGTCAGCGCGGAAAACGATGCGGTCACCGCCCTGATCTCCCTGGGCTACAAGCCGCAGGAGGCCAGCAAGGCGATTTCCGCTATCAAGGAAAAAGGCCTGAGCACTGAAGATATGATTCGTCGTGCCCTGAAGGGAATGATTTAA